From Suricata suricatta isolate VVHF042 chromosome 1, meerkat_22Aug2017_6uvM2_HiC, whole genome shotgun sequence, a single genomic window includes:
- the UTP3 gene encoding something about silencing protein 10, producing the protein MVGRSRRRGAAKWAAMRAKAGPGPADDNEDDSELPPSPGDSSYYQDKVDDFHEARSRAVLSKGWSEMESGDEEEDGDEEEEVLALDIADEDDEDGESAGDDEDDDDGGSSLQSEAEASVDPSLSWGQRKKLYYDTDYGSKPRNRQSQQEVEEEEREEEEEAQLIQRRLAQGLQEDDFGVTWVEAFAKPVAQVDEAETRVVKDLAKVSVKEKLKMLRKESPELLELIEDLKVKLAEVKDELEPLLQLVEKGIIPSGKGSQYLRTKYNLYLNYCSNISFYLILKARRAPAHGHPVIERLVTYRNLINKLSVVDQKLSSEIRHLLTLKDGAGKKELNLKAKSTKAKPKSVSETVAAASVVTDISDDSDFDEAALKYYKEIEDRQKLKRKKEDSTEEQALEDPNAKRAITYQIAKNRGLTPRRKKIDRNPRVKHREKFRRAKIRRRGQVREVRREEQRYTGELSGIRAGVKKSIKLK; encoded by the coding sequence ATGGTCGGGAGATCGCGGCGGCGCGGAGCGGCCAAGTGGGCAGCTATGCGAGCCAAGGCAGGTCCCGGCCCAGCGGACGACAATGAAGACGATTCAGAATTGCCACCCTCGCCAGGGGACTCCAGCTACTATCAAGATAAGGTAGATGATTTTCACGAGGCCCGATCTCGGGCCGTCTTGTCCAAAGGCTGGAGCGAAATGGAGAGTGGGGACGAGGAGGAGGATGGcgatgaggaggaggaggttctAGCCCTAGATATTGCTGATGAGGACGATGAAGATGGAGAGAGTGCGGgggatgatgaggatgatgatgatggtgggaGCTCCCTCCAGAGTGAGGCCGAGGCATCTGTGGATCCCAGTTTGTCGTGGGGTCAGAGGAAAAAACTTTATTATGACACAGACTACGGCTCCAAGCCCCGAAACCGACAAAGCCAACAAGaagtagaggaggaggagagagaggaggaagaggaagcacaGCTCATTCAGCGGCGCCTTGCCCAAGGCCTGCAAGAGGATGATTTTGGGGTGACTTGGGTAGAGGCCTTTGCAAAACCTGTAGCTCAAGTAGATGAGGCTGAGACCCGGGTCGTGAAGGATCTGGCGAAAGTTTCAGTGAAAGAGAAGCTGAAGATGCTGCGGAAAGAATCACCAGAGCTCTTGGAACTGATAGAAGACCTGAAAGTTAAGTTGGCAGAGGTGAAGGATGAGCTGGAGCCATTGCTACAGTTGGTGGAGAAAGGGATCATTCCATCTGGAAAAGGAAGCCAGTACCTGAGGACCAAGTACAATCTTTATTTGAACTACTGCTCCAACATCAGTTTTTACTTGATCCTGAAAGCCAGGAGAGCCCCTGCACATGGACATCCTGTCATAGAAAGGCTTGTTACCTACCGAAATTTGATCAACAAGTTGTCCGTTGTAGATCAGAAGCTGTCTTCTGAAATTCGTCATCTACTCACACTTAAGGATGGTGctggaaagaaagaactgaatttaaaagcaaaatccaCCAAGGCCAAGCCAAAATCTGTTTCAGAGACTGTTGCTGCTGCCTCTGTTGTTACAGATATTTCTGATGATTCTGATTTTGATGAAGCTGCACTGAAGTactataaagaaatagaagacagacaaaagttgaagagaaagaaagaagatagtaCTGAAGAACAGGCTCTTGAAGATCCAAATGCAAAGAGAGCCATTACCTATCAAATTGCTAAAAATAGGGGACTTACACCCAGGAGAAAGAAGATTGATCGGAATCCTAGAGTCAAACACAGGGAAAAGTTCAGAAGAGCCAAAATTCGCAGAAGAGGCCAGGTTCGTGAAGTTCGTAGAGAAGAGCAACGTTATACTGGTGAACTCTCTGGCATACGTGCAGGAGTTAAAAAGAGCATTAagcttaaataa